CATCGCAACAAACAACCAATCTATGATAGAATTTCATTTCGCACATCGAGCAGATTAGCTAAATGGGATGATTGGGTTTTTGCAAGACCCCACAAAAACAAAGcctattgaaaataatttggaaGGTCCCACAGCACTGTCTGAACCACTAATTTGGaagaaataagaataaaataagaatacatataaacaacTAAATAAATGACGCATACAAATCCACTGAATATCGAACTTTTTCGAATCGCCATCGCAGTTGAAACCTGACAAGTGGAATATTTGGGTAATAACCATCACATTTCTTTATAGGTAAATATAGTGATTATTattcagacatacatatgtatatagatatactcGCTTATAATCTTCTTCCATAGGATACCCAAATTTATACACCAATTAAAGAATTCAGTATTCTTCTCGGAAAAGTTCATTGGCCGCATTATTTCTAAGTGtaagtattaaataatatgaACGTTGTAGTTGTAGCGACTTAAAGTGTGCAACACGTAATTTTGAGTTGACATCGTCGAATAGAAATCTTCCGTTCCGGTTTCGTAGACCTGACTGTTCTGAGAACCGAATATAGCGTCCGGAGACATTCTTTTACACATGCCTACATGTACAAAGCATAAGATCTACTAGagctacttttttcaatatcaattttttttgacagatcacgcttgAGTCATATCAAGCTGTCTTGTTATCTTGTatattcagtattgtttggcatttctttATGGAAAAACTTACGCTTgaaaaacgtttacaaattgtGCAATAACGAAAATGCACGTTCTGTAAGAAATATGTTCTGCGCGCTTCACTCAACTtctggtcaacataatcgacctactgagcgtactattcgcaacaccatcacccatcttgagacccagcattcattattggataatattcaaccgaatagaCAACGTTCAGAAcaaagcagccgtagctgagagtgtacacgacgACCGTGAGACTGGTATATGGAACGATTTGGCGcatttacgtcgagatcttaaattgaaagcgtataaaatacaacttgtgcaaGGACTGAAGccgctcttgaaaagtttcaagaagatccgacaagcaaaattgtcgcatttgagacgaagagctaTTTCTATCTGAAAAAGCAAcactttggtgtggtttgtggctCGGTGGactcatcggtccatatttcctcaaaaatgatgccgttgagaacataaccgtcaatggtgaccgCCGCACactaaccgactatttgatgcctgaaattgatgCTCGTAATCTTGGTTTCATTTGGTTTCAGCAAAACGGCACATTGGAtcaattaatgaatttattgagagaacacttcggtgagtagataatttcacgttttgggccaatCGATTGGCGAAGATCGTGTGATACCacaacgttagactttttcctgtgggaatatgtaaagtctaaagtctatgcgaacaatcctgATTGGAATCagtccttggagcaaaacatcacgcttgtcattcgccagttaccagtcgaaacgcTCGAactagtcatcgaaaattggactcagcAGACCACCTGGAACGTAACCGCGGCCAATATTTAAAAGAGATtatgttcaaaaaataactgctaaaaaatgtttttcgaaTGGTAATACACATtcaccattaaatttaaagttgctgtgttttttctttaaaaaaagtagggaacttcgaaatggatcactctttaatttatcaaaatattttcagctttcccaaaaaaaaagtaattgaagGCGTACAGCGTTGAAGCTAAAAAGTACACAGAACAGAATCGTACTAATGTAAgtgataaatgaaaaaaattaaatctattaAACCAACAAAAGATAAGCAAGCGATAGATTTATTGTTTAAAAGCAATAGTTTTACAATTTCGTTATAATTTCCTGTCGCTTAaaataattgattattttttagatATTCCAACATTCCTTGAACATTAGCATTAACCTGCGCTTGAGCGGCAGACTGGGGGTTCATCTGGTTGTTTGGCATGTGCATATTTGCACCGCCATGAGCTTGGTTGCCGAAACtgctttgctgctgttgttgtgccaAATGTGGAGCAAACAAATCCttttgttgatgatgatgaagcATTTGAGATGGCTGAGGGCCTGATGGGAATTGCCGGAAAGATAGTATGGCCGGATCCATCGCAGTCCAGTCATTGCCCAAATTACCGGcatttcgattattttgatTCATTTGATGTGCCTGCATTTCACTAAAGTTTGGTAATTGATGTCGTGGGGATTGCAAATGTGAATCCCAAGCGTTGAAAACGGACAAATGTGGAATATCATTTAAATGCCCCCTATTACCTACTCCCATATTTGGGAATGGCATCATTTTGCTTGTATTGTGTTCCCGCGGTGCATTTAATCCAAACGAATTCATATGATTAAAACCCGGTGGGGGCATGCGAGCACGTTGCATATTATCAATGttgtgttgttgatgttgtagTGGGTGTTGGTGCATCATATTGGTTTCGGCGCCTACACGAATAGTGTTAATATTAGGTTTAGGGTGCTGTGGTTTAACTATTTCATTTTCCATCAGCTCAGCCAAACCCTTTTGCGTTTCTGTGAACGGATCGAATCCCAAATCGTCGTCAACAAAGGCATTACTGGAAAATTCATTTTGCATTCGACTGTGATTTTGCAGCAAATTATGTTGTGGCGTCTGTATGGTAGAATGGTGTTGTTGCAACGCCAACATTGAGTCAAGTTGCCCAAGAGCCCTATGTTTTTGCTGGTTCTGTTGAtgttgaagttgttgttgctgctgctgttgttgttgttgctgctgttgctgttgttgctgctgcaaatTCGTTAGACCCGAGTGTTGCATAAACTGATAGGGATTCGAGGTATTTTCTAAAATCGTATTGCTTCCATTCATAAGAGGCTGATCATTGTTGCCACAATGTTGCTGCAACTGTAATTGCTGATTcttatgaaaatcaaaaaatttcgacATATTTATGCCATACAGATTTTGACTCAAGAGAAGCTCTGATGCGTGCTCCAAAGTTGTTAGTGGTGACTGCCCAATCTCAGATAAGCTGCCGAAGTGGTTTTGCACACCACTTGGTGGTAAATTAGGCTGTAATAAATTCAAATTGCCAAATAAACtattttgtttgtgtaattCGAGTAGTCGTGCCAGTTCTTTCTGTTGATGAGGATGTACTTGTTGAAACTGTTGCTCTTCAATGCCCTTTAATAAATCGGGCAATGGtgatatttttacattattcaTTTGATTGGACAAGTCTTCGACTTTGTCTTCTGAACTGTTCTGCAGAGTTGTACCAGGAGAGAACAATGGCATTAACTTGTTATCGAATGGATTTAGTTGTGAGAGTGCTGGTTTTGTATTAACAAGATCTTCGCTTTCCTCAGTTTTTAAACTAGTATCTTCAAACGATTTATCCGCCAACAAATCATCTCCTTCGCTGGTTTCAGTCTCCTTGCTATCAGTTAGTTCGTTTCCTGATACTTCTGGACTTTCGAAAAGTTCTGATGTTGTATTTATATCATTGCTACTTCCACTTTCGACCTTATCACTCTCGTTTCCACCAAAATTATTCTGACAGTCCTCAATTGGCTTAATGTCGATTTCGTCGACATTTTTCTTCGAAGCCTTTGGCTTACTTATTTTGCCCTTTGCTGTACTGCAACTAATATTATTTGGTGTAACGTTACCTTCTTGGACGGGGCTGGCGAATATTGACGCATTACCATCAGCAGATGACGATTCCGAGCTATCTTTGACATCACTATTATGACTGCTATTTTCCCGCTGTGTATTAAGAACGTAACCTTTATTGACATCATttgaactatttttattttttgattttgcacttttgtcatttttaactttttcgtgtctACCCCTctcctttttatttttagccTCACCAGAACTCGTTGTTACAGAGTCTCTATTAACTGGTGAATGTGATAAGGTAGGACAAGGATCTGTTGTGCTTTCCGGCGAAGCCCCATTAGGCGCCGCTAATAATGAGGGTGAGGATACACCAGACGAAGTTGTCGCCTGAGGAGGCGAACTGGAATTTGTTTTACCATTTTTGCTAACACTGCCATGATTACTTTCACCGCTATTACTTCCCCACACAGGCACACCACCACTACCATTTGCTTGACCTGATTCACTTGAACCGCTCGTATTAGCACTGTTTGAACTCACAACTAATGCGTCATGTAAGCGTTTCTCATATTCTTGATGTTTCCCCTGATGCATTTCCTCCTTCGTAAAGCTAGCCTCTGGATCACCCAACTCATGCAGATACATACAATCGCCTTTGGGACACACTTGATTCTTCATAAAATGACTGCAATACTTTGTTGTACCCAAACTAGTTTTTATAAGTCTGCCATCTATTATTATATTACGGGTATTGACACTTTGTATGGCTCTCAGAGCATCATTATTCTGTACATAAGTGACATAGGCCGAAGCAGACGGACCCTGTACCCCAGCATATGCGGTACTCGGATTTATCACAACTTTATGGATCTTACCATATTTTCCAAAGTACTCATGCTTCTTGAGTACCTCAGCATCGGCCAATCGTGGCGGCAAACCAACGACAAATACTAAATTCTTTTGCACCACTCTTACATTCGACAAATGCTTGCGGTTTTCAGTCACGCGTACCTTTTGCTTACGCTTTTGGTCGCGTTGTTTCTTCTGCGACTTGAAAGCCAGAATTTGCTCTTGAGTTAGCGGCGTAAAATCTGCGGGATTCTCCGTATACTCCTTACGACATGCGGGACACAGTTTATTCTCATCGGTGCGTATCCTGTGCCAGCAGAATCGGCATATTTGATACCCGCATGTGCAAGGAAAGAAGTTCAAATCATCGACCTCAAGGGGCTCCATGCAAAGTGGGCATTCAACTGAGTCTTCGTTGTTATCCATATTGGTATTCTTTGATTccctttttatttatatcaaacAAAGAAAGGCTACAATCCAGGCAAGCACACAGAAATGCTGTAGTTTTGCAAGAGATTTTTTGTGGTCAAAGGCAGGCCTTTCTATGTCGGAGCCAGAAGCTATataaagaagaaagagaaaaacaTATGTTAAGATAAATTTATTATCATTAAATGTGtgtgttatattttaaaaaatcaactgcaaatatgtacatatgtatgtgtgctcatATGCGGTAACAACATATATCAACAGCTGCGATAACTCAAAACACTAACTGTTCAACGTGCAATTGCATTAATATATTTTCCACGAAAAGCACAAATTTTAACTCAATATTGtcttaaacatatttacatgccaCAACACAACTGGTTAATCCTGTGCCATTTTGGCAAATCGCTTTTGCATTATAGCAAAGGCCATGTTTGATTTTCCAATATTGTCCTTTGTACTGTTGTTGTGATGTGCAGTTAGAAATTTGGCCATAATatcgaaaaatcaaatattatagcCAATTAGACTTTTCACCAAAACTTCGTGCACTACCTGCGTGTATTTGCACTtgagtttgtatgtatttgtatgtgtttattcGATTGCCACTGCACTTTGAGAGGAGCAGATTGAAATACTAAtacttttaactttaaaatcaaAACAGGAATCCAAAGGCACTACGAGCCGTCCAATCTGTCACTTAGACATGAAGCTACGGGAAAGGAAACGGAACAAAATAGGCGAAATGGAAAACGATTTCCTCGTGTGCCAACAggcttacacatatacatacgtgaaTCAGTTGAGCGCTCGTATTCCGgcaaatttgtttgtatgaagAGCTGGTGGAATCGGTACGCATGGAAGTGTGTGGCGTGTAAAATTGTGCTTGTCATAGAACCGCTATATGCATTGCATATtattgcatttgtgtgtgtgtcttatTTGAGGTAAAAAAAAGGATACGCATCTCGCGCAATGCCacacaatagcagcaacaacccGTTTCACCGCACCACTGTCCTCTTGAAAGCCTTTTCTTCGTTCATTCGCTTTTTAGTTTAAACTCTGGAAGGGATGATTTGCGGGTTCACCCCTTCGTATAACTtccaatcaaacaaaaaaacacaaaaacaacacaacaatTCAATGCAATCTCGCAAATGCACGAACGAAAACAATTGGGAGCTTAGATTTTTTACTATGCGTGTATTCTTTCGCTTTTATTGTGcgttcgaaatttttaaagtaaactCGCTAGCGCCGTTGTAGTCGCAAAAGTTAACTCACACGTCGCAGATGGGAAAAATGACGCGAAAGGCcgttttaaaatttccaaagtTGCACACTCACACCACCATGCTACGCAGAAACTCTCGCCAAAAAGTCGCCGCTACATTCGTGGCGTGGAACAGTGAATCGTAGGATTGACGGTAAAGTTGACGTTTGAAACGTCAGACGCACTCGTGCACTCAGGAAACAACGCTTGTCGCTGTCCTCTATGTGCAACACCAACAACCGACCACCACTCTACGAAAGCAAgacaaatatgaatttaccgCGTGTGCGCAAATTACAttttaaagtgtaaaaaagttaaaaaatcagcaaacctaattttaatagtaaaataatCAAGTGAACAGCTGCAAAAACGGCATTCTAACCGCCAAAATGTATTCTTAAAcaagtttaaattaatttaacaaacAGTGGGTTACGTTCGGTTTGTTATAAGTGCCGCagataataataaaagataaaCTTTCACGCGCCGTTGCCAAAACTGGGCAAAGTTTAAAAACGATTTGATTTGCTAAATGCCTGCTAGTGAACTGGTAAGTTGAGATAGTTGTCAAATACTAGCTTGTATGGTTTAATGCATTATtcgaagcatacttttaggctgctAAATTGGTTACataaaattactaataaaaCTAATACAGTCATTGCGATATGCACACGCTAAAGCTTCTCTCAacgattttaaagttttccaatGCCAATTCCACTTGTGTTAGAGGGGGTtgcaatacatttatttatatatcagagatgtgcatatatacatgcacACGCATGTAGGTGTTTGAGTGTAGTGGGACGTGTAGCAACAACTATGGTGGCGATTATCCGCCATATTGACGAGCATCTTTCATTTCCTTTGCTGTATACGCTGCTGCTGTTCGTGGTTTTGTGTGAAAATAAATTCCtgcaaaaagttaaaattgcgaaaatgttaaaataatgcAGTAAAAtggccgagcgcagttttaaaaTTGGCCAAAATGTGCAAATTGCGGGTAGAAATCTGCGTGGGCAAATAGCGTACGTGGGTTTGACCAGTTTCTCACCGGGCAAGTGGATAGGCGTGGTGCTGGACGAAAAAGATAAAGGCAAGAATAATGGTACTGTCAAGGGCACTACCTACTTTAAATGTCCAGCTAATTGTGGACTCTTCGTACGGCCAACACAATTGATTTTAATTCGGGATAGTGAAACCGATGAAATGACAGAGCCAACAGCTTTAGAGGTTGGCGAAAGCAGTGGCAGTGGCGTGAAACCAGCGGGAAGCGAAAAATTTGCAACAGCTACGCCAGCAACATCGCACTCAAGCGCTAAAGCACTGGAAAAGAGTGAAATTAAGAATCAAAAGTCTGATGGATCAACAACAACTTTGCATAAGGAAGCACCTAATAGCAACACAGTAGCAAATTCGAATGGAAATCTGCTTAAAGCAACCAAAATTAATCAACCGTTGCAAGCGAATCAACGTGTTATCTCCTCCAATACTCAATTGGAACTATCCTTTACGGGTGCAACCGTATCAGTGGCGGCACCAAAGCGCAGCAAAACTACAGTTAGTCCTTCAGAGTCATTTTGTTGTATAAGGCAGCGTTCAGCATTTGTGGAAACAGGCTTTCTGGAGATACTGCATACACAATTCACACCCGGTCACCCATTACGCTCGCCCACTGTGTTCAACCTCAACAATGGATCGCACAGTGCTCTGGCAATCAGCCCCACAGAgcaattgcaacaacagcagcggcaacaa
This genomic stretch from Bactrocera dorsalis isolate Fly_Bdor chromosome 5, ASM2337382v1, whole genome shotgun sequence harbors:
- the LOC105224250 gene encoding alpha-protein kinase 1; protein product: MDNNEDSVECPLCMEPLEVDDLNFFPCTCGYQICRFCWHRIRTDENKLCPACRKEYTENPADFTPLTQEQILAFKSQKKQRDQKRKQKVRVTENRKHLSNVRVVQKNLVFVVGLPPRLADAEVLKKHEYFGKYGKIHKVVINPSTAYAGVQGPSASAYVTYVQNNDALRAIQSVNTRNIIIDGRLIKTSLGTTKYCSHFMKNQVCPKGDCMYLHELGDPEASFTKEEMHQGKHQEYEKRLHDALVVSSNSANTSGSSESGQANGSGGVPVWGSNSGESNHGSVSKNGKTNSSSPPQATTSSGVSSPSLLAAPNGASPESTTDPCPTLSHSPVNRDSVTTSSGEAKNKKERGRHEKVKNDKSAKSKNKNSSNDVNKGYVLNTQRENSSHNSDVKDSSESSSADGNASIFASPVQEGNVTPNNISCSTAKGKISKPKASKKNVDEIDIKPIEDCQNNFGGNESDKVESGSSNDINTTSELFESPEVSGNELTDSKETETSEGDDLLADKSFEDTSLKTEESEDLVNTKPALSQLNPFDNKLMPLFSPGTTLQNSSEDKVEDLSNQMNNVKISPLPDLLKGIEEQQFQQVHPHQQKELARLLELHKQNSLFGNLNLLQPNLPPSGVQNHFGSLSEIGQSPLTTLEHASELLLSQNLYGINMSKFFDFHKNQQLQLQQHCGNNDQPLMNGSNTILENTSNPYQFMQHSGLTNLQQQQQQQQQQQQQQQQQQLQHQQNQQKHRALGQLDSMLALQQHHSTIQTPQHNLLQNHSRMQNEFSSNAFVDDDLGFDPFTETQKGLAELMENEIVKPQHPKPNINTIRVGAETNMMHQHPLQHQQHNIDNMQRARMPPPGFNHMNSFGLNAPREHNTSKMMPFPNMGVGNRGHLNDIPHLSVFNAWDSHLQSPRHQLPNFSEMQAHQMNQNNRNAGNLGNDWTAMDPAILSFRQFPSGPQPSQMLHHHQQKDLFAPHLAQQQQQSSFGNQAHGGANMHMPNNQMNPQSAAQAQVNANVQGMLEYLKNNQLF